One Salvelinus sp. IW2-2015 linkage group LG35, ASM291031v2, whole genome shotgun sequence DNA segment encodes these proteins:
- the LOC111958909 gene encoding protein argonaute-3 isoform X1: protein MEIGTTGAIGAQPLFTVPRRPGYGTMGKPIKLLANCFQVDIPKIDVYLYEVDIKPEKCPRRVNREVVDSMVQHFKVTIFGDRRPVYDGKRSLYTANPLPVATAGVDLDVTLPGEGGKDRPFKVSIKFVSLVSWHMLHEVLTGRSVPEPLELDKPISTNPVHAVDVVLRHLPSMKYTPVGRSFFSAPEGYDHPLGGGREVWFGFHQSVRPAMWKMMLNIDVSATAFYKAQPVIQFMCEVLDIHNIDEQPRPLTDSHRVKFTKEIKGLKVEVTHCGTMRRKYRVCNVTRRPASHQTFPLQLENGQTVERTVAQYFREKYSLQLKYPHLPCLQVGQEQKHTYLPLEVCNIVAGQRCIKKLTDNQTSTMIKATARSAPDRQEEISRLVRSANYEADPFVQEFQFKVRDEMAHVTGRVLPAPMLQYGGRVSTEHFMNRTVATPSHGVWDMRGKQFHTGVEIKMWAIACFATQRQCREEILKGFTDQLRKISKDAGMPIQGQPCFCKYAQGADSVEPMFRHLKNTYSGLQLIIVILPGKTPVYAEVKRVGDTLLGMATQCVQVKNVVKTSPQTLSNLCLKINVKLGGINNILVPHQRPSVFQQPIIFLGADVTHPPAGDGKKPSIAAVVGSMDAHPSRYCATVRVQRPRQEVIQDLASMVRELLIQFYKSTRYKPTRIIFYRDGVSEGQFRQVLYYELLAIREACIGLEKDYQPGITYIVVQKRHHTRLFCADRNERVGRSGNIPAGTTVDTDITHPYEFDFYLCSHAGIQGTSRPSHYHVLWDDNCFTADEFQLLTYQLCHTYVRCTRSVSIPAPAYYAHLVAFRARYHLVDKEHDSAEGSHVSGQSNGRDPQALAKAVQIHHDTLRTMYFA, encoded by the exons ATGGAAATCGGAACTACAG GAGCCATTGGAGCCCAGCCCCTGTTCACTGTGCCGCGGCGGCCTGGCTATGGCACCATGGGAAAGCCCATCAAGCTGCTGGCCAACTGCTTCCAGGTGGATATCCCAAAGATAGACGTCTACCTCTATGAGGTGGACATCAAGCCCGAGAAGTGCCCGCGCCGCGTCAACAG GGAGGTGGTGGACTCCATGGTGCAGCACTTCAAGGTTACCATCTTTGGGGATCGTCGGCCAGTCTACGATGGGAAGAGGAGCTTGTACACAGCCAACCCGCTGCCTGTGGCAACCGCAGGG gtggatCTGGACGTCACTCTACCAGGTGAGGGGGGCAAGGACCGGCCCTTTAAGGTCTCGATCAAGTTTGTGTCCCTGGTGAGCTGGCACATGCTGCACGAGGTGCTAACGGGCCGCAGCGTGCCTGAGCCCCTGGAGCTGGACAAGCCCATCAGCACCAACCCAGTACACGCTGTGGATGTAGTGCTGCGACACCTGCCCTCCATGAA gtACACCCCGGTGGGTCGCTCCTTCTTCTCAGCCCCAGAGGGCTACGACCATCCtctgggaggggggagagaggtgtggtTTGGTTTCCACCAGTCTGTACGTCCCGCCATGTGGAAGATGATGCTCAATATTGACG TTTCTGCCACGGCCTTCTATAAAGCCCAGCCTGTGATCCAGTTCATGTGTGAGGTCCTGGACATCCACAACATAGACGAGCAGCCCCGACCTCTCACAGACTCCCACCGGGTCAAGTTCACCAAAGAAATCAAAG GTCTGAAGGTAGAGGTGACACACTGTGGAACCATGCGGAGGAAGTACCGCGTTTGCAACGTAACTCGGCGGCCCGCCAGCCATCAAAC GTTCCCTCTGCAGCTGGAGAATGGTCAAACGGTGGAACGCACGGTGGCCCAGTACTTCAGAGAGAAGTACAGCCTGCAGCTCAAATATCCCCACCTGCCCTGCCTCCAGGTTGGTCAGGAGCAGAAACACACCTACCTGCCCCTGGAG GTGTGTAACATAGTAGCAGGGCAGCGCTGCATCAAGAAACTGACAGATAATCAGACGTCCACTATGATCAAAGCCACGGCTCGCTCTGCACCTGACAGACAGGAGGAGATCAGCCGGCTG GTGCGTAGTGCCAACTACGAGGCTGACCCCTTTGTGCAGGAGTTCCAGTTCAAGGTGCGCGACGAGATGGCCCACGTGACTGGGCGCGTGCTGCCCGCCCCCATGCTGCAATACGGCGGCAGGGTGAGCACAGAGCACTTTATG AACCGGACAGTGGCCACCCCAAGTCACGGGGTGTGGGACATGAGGGGCAAACAGTTCCACACGGGAGTAGAGATCAAGATGTGGGCCATCGCATGTTTCGCCACACAGAGGCAGTGTCGCGAGGAGATCCTCAA GGGTTTCACAGACCAGCTGCGTAAGATCTCCAAGGATGCTGGGATGCCCATCCAGGGCCAGCCGTGTTTCTGTAAATACGCCCAGGGAGCCGACAGTGTGGAGCCCATGTTCAGGCACCTGAAGAACACCTACTCTGGACTGCAGCTCATCATCGTCATCCTGCCCGGAAAGACTCCCGTCTACG CGGAGGTGAAGAGGGTGGGAGATACTCTCCTAGGAATGGCCACTCAGTGTGTCCAGGTGAAGAACGTGGTGAAGACGTCCCCCCAGACCCTCTCCAACCTCTGCCTTAAGATCAATGTCAAGCTGGGGGGTATCAACAATATCCTGGTGCCTCACCAACG ACCCTCAGTATTCCAGCAGCCAATCATCTTCCTGGGGGCGGACGTTACACACCCCCCTGCTGGAGACGGGAAGAAGCCCTCCATCGCTGCA GTGGTCGGCAGTATGGACGCCCACCCCAGCAGGTACTGTGCCACAGTGAGGGTCCAGAGGCCCAGGCAGGAGGTGATCCAGGATCTGGCCTCTATGGTCCGAGAACTGCTGATCCAGTTCTACAAGTCGACCCGCTACAAGCCCACCAGGATCATCTTCTACAGGGACGGAGTGTCAGAGGGCCAGTTCAGACAG GTGTTGTACTACGAGCTGCTGGCCATCCGCGAGGCCTGCATTGGCTTAGAGAAGGACTACCAGCCCGGCATCACCTACATCGTGGTCCAGAAACGCCACCACACCCGCCTCTTCTGTGCCGACCGCAACGAAAGG GTTGGACGTAGTGGAAACATTCCTGCTGGCACCACGGTGGACACGGACATCACGCACCCCTACGAGTTTGACTTTTACCTCTGCAGTCATGCTGGAATACAG GGCACCAGTCGGCCCTCCCACTACCACGTCCTGTGGGACGACAACTGCTTCACGGCCGACGAGTTCCAGCTGCTCACCTACCAGCTGTGCCACACCTACGTGCGCTGTACCCGCTCCGTCTCCATCCCTGCGCCAGCCTACTACGCCCACCTGGTGGCCTTCCGTGCTCGCTACCATCTGGTGGACAAGGAGCACGACAG TGCGGAGGGCAGCCATGTCTCTGGGCAGAGTAACGGTCGGGACCCCCAGGCTCTGGCCAAGGCGGTGCAGATTCACCACGACACGCTGAGGACCATGTACTTCGCCTGA
- the LOC111958909 gene encoding protein argonaute-3 isoform X2, which yields MEIGTTGAIGAQPLFTVPRRPGYGTMGKPIKLLANCFQVDIPKIDVYLYEVDIKPEKCPRRVNREVVDSMVQHFKVTIFGDRRPVYDGKRSLYTANPLPVATAGVDLDVTLPGEGGKDRPFKVSIKFVSLVSWHMLHEVLTGRSVPEPLELDKPISTNPVHAVDVVLRHLPSMKYTPVGRSFFSAPEGYDHPLGGGREVWFGFHQSVRPAMWKMMLNIDVSATAFYKAQPVIQFMCEVLDIHNIDEQPRPLTDSHRVKFTKEIKGLKVEVTHCGTMRRKYRVCNVTRRPASHQTFPLQLENGQTVERTVAQYFREKYSLQLKYPHLPCLQVGQEQKHTYLPLEVCNIVAGQRCIKKLTDNQTSTMIKATARSAPDRQEEISRLVRSANYEADPFVQEFQFKVRDEMAHVTGRVLPAPMLQYGGRNRTVATPSHGVWDMRGKQFHTGVEIKMWAIACFATQRQCREEILKGFTDQLRKISKDAGMPIQGQPCFCKYAQGADSVEPMFRHLKNTYSGLQLIIVILPGKTPVYAEVKRVGDTLLGMATQCVQVKNVVKTSPQTLSNLCLKINVKLGGINNILVPHQRPSVFQQPIIFLGADVTHPPAGDGKKPSIAAVVGSMDAHPSRYCATVRVQRPRQEVIQDLASMVRELLIQFYKSTRYKPTRIIFYRDGVSEGQFRQVLYYELLAIREACIGLEKDYQPGITYIVVQKRHHTRLFCADRNERVGRSGNIPAGTTVDTDITHPYEFDFYLCSHAGIQGTSRPSHYHVLWDDNCFTADEFQLLTYQLCHTYVRCTRSVSIPAPAYYAHLVAFRARYHLVDKEHDSAEGSHVSGQSNGRDPQALAKAVQIHHDTLRTMYFA from the exons ATGGAAATCGGAACTACAG GAGCCATTGGAGCCCAGCCCCTGTTCACTGTGCCGCGGCGGCCTGGCTATGGCACCATGGGAAAGCCCATCAAGCTGCTGGCCAACTGCTTCCAGGTGGATATCCCAAAGATAGACGTCTACCTCTATGAGGTGGACATCAAGCCCGAGAAGTGCCCGCGCCGCGTCAACAG GGAGGTGGTGGACTCCATGGTGCAGCACTTCAAGGTTACCATCTTTGGGGATCGTCGGCCAGTCTACGATGGGAAGAGGAGCTTGTACACAGCCAACCCGCTGCCTGTGGCAACCGCAGGG gtggatCTGGACGTCACTCTACCAGGTGAGGGGGGCAAGGACCGGCCCTTTAAGGTCTCGATCAAGTTTGTGTCCCTGGTGAGCTGGCACATGCTGCACGAGGTGCTAACGGGCCGCAGCGTGCCTGAGCCCCTGGAGCTGGACAAGCCCATCAGCACCAACCCAGTACACGCTGTGGATGTAGTGCTGCGACACCTGCCCTCCATGAA gtACACCCCGGTGGGTCGCTCCTTCTTCTCAGCCCCAGAGGGCTACGACCATCCtctgggaggggggagagaggtgtggtTTGGTTTCCACCAGTCTGTACGTCCCGCCATGTGGAAGATGATGCTCAATATTGACG TTTCTGCCACGGCCTTCTATAAAGCCCAGCCTGTGATCCAGTTCATGTGTGAGGTCCTGGACATCCACAACATAGACGAGCAGCCCCGACCTCTCACAGACTCCCACCGGGTCAAGTTCACCAAAGAAATCAAAG GTCTGAAGGTAGAGGTGACACACTGTGGAACCATGCGGAGGAAGTACCGCGTTTGCAACGTAACTCGGCGGCCCGCCAGCCATCAAAC GTTCCCTCTGCAGCTGGAGAATGGTCAAACGGTGGAACGCACGGTGGCCCAGTACTTCAGAGAGAAGTACAGCCTGCAGCTCAAATATCCCCACCTGCCCTGCCTCCAGGTTGGTCAGGAGCAGAAACACACCTACCTGCCCCTGGAG GTGTGTAACATAGTAGCAGGGCAGCGCTGCATCAAGAAACTGACAGATAATCAGACGTCCACTATGATCAAAGCCACGGCTCGCTCTGCACCTGACAGACAGGAGGAGATCAGCCGGCTG GTGCGTAGTGCCAACTACGAGGCTGACCCCTTTGTGCAGGAGTTCCAGTTCAAGGTGCGCGACGAGATGGCCCACGTGACTGGGCGCGTGCTGCCCGCCCCCATGCTGCAATACGGCGGCAGG AACCGGACAGTGGCCACCCCAAGTCACGGGGTGTGGGACATGAGGGGCAAACAGTTCCACACGGGAGTAGAGATCAAGATGTGGGCCATCGCATGTTTCGCCACACAGAGGCAGTGTCGCGAGGAGATCCTCAA GGGTTTCACAGACCAGCTGCGTAAGATCTCCAAGGATGCTGGGATGCCCATCCAGGGCCAGCCGTGTTTCTGTAAATACGCCCAGGGAGCCGACAGTGTGGAGCCCATGTTCAGGCACCTGAAGAACACCTACTCTGGACTGCAGCTCATCATCGTCATCCTGCCCGGAAAGACTCCCGTCTACG CGGAGGTGAAGAGGGTGGGAGATACTCTCCTAGGAATGGCCACTCAGTGTGTCCAGGTGAAGAACGTGGTGAAGACGTCCCCCCAGACCCTCTCCAACCTCTGCCTTAAGATCAATGTCAAGCTGGGGGGTATCAACAATATCCTGGTGCCTCACCAACG ACCCTCAGTATTCCAGCAGCCAATCATCTTCCTGGGGGCGGACGTTACACACCCCCCTGCTGGAGACGGGAAGAAGCCCTCCATCGCTGCA GTGGTCGGCAGTATGGACGCCCACCCCAGCAGGTACTGTGCCACAGTGAGGGTCCAGAGGCCCAGGCAGGAGGTGATCCAGGATCTGGCCTCTATGGTCCGAGAACTGCTGATCCAGTTCTACAAGTCGACCCGCTACAAGCCCACCAGGATCATCTTCTACAGGGACGGAGTGTCAGAGGGCCAGTTCAGACAG GTGTTGTACTACGAGCTGCTGGCCATCCGCGAGGCCTGCATTGGCTTAGAGAAGGACTACCAGCCCGGCATCACCTACATCGTGGTCCAGAAACGCCACCACACCCGCCTCTTCTGTGCCGACCGCAACGAAAGG GTTGGACGTAGTGGAAACATTCCTGCTGGCACCACGGTGGACACGGACATCACGCACCCCTACGAGTTTGACTTTTACCTCTGCAGTCATGCTGGAATACAG GGCACCAGTCGGCCCTCCCACTACCACGTCCTGTGGGACGACAACTGCTTCACGGCCGACGAGTTCCAGCTGCTCACCTACCAGCTGTGCCACACCTACGTGCGCTGTACCCGCTCCGTCTCCATCCCTGCGCCAGCCTACTACGCCCACCTGGTGGCCTTCCGTGCTCGCTACCATCTGGTGGACAAGGAGCACGACAG TGCGGAGGGCAGCCATGTCTCTGGGCAGAGTAACGGTCGGGACCCCCAGGCTCTGGCCAAGGCGGTGCAGATTCACCACGACACGCTGAGGACCATGTACTTCGCCTGA